One genomic segment of Candidatus Saccharimonas sp. includes these proteins:
- a CDS encoding YtxH domain-containing protein, with protein MSKKFGLGLAVGALVGAVAGILTAPKSGEETRKDLKLKAKKVADVATQKTGEVAENAGEFVEETKEKVTEFAEGAKSKTGEVVENAKKEAGKIQKRALNTFEGAKKGFEKKV; from the coding sequence ATGAGTAAAAAATTTGGACTAGGATTAGCTGTTGGTGCTTTAGTTGGCGCAGTTGCTGGAATTTTAACTGCTCCTAAAAGTGGTGAAGAAACTCGAAAAGATTTAAAATTAAAAGCTAAAAAAGTTGCTGATGTAGCCACTCAAAAAACCGGTGAAGTTGCTGAAAACGCAGGTGAATTCGTTGAAGAAACTAAAGAAAAAGTTACTGAATTTGCCGAAGGCGCTAAAAGTAAAACTGGTGAAGTTGTAGAAAATGCAAAAAAAGAAGCTGGTAAAATTCAAAAACGCGCCCTAAATACTTTCGAAGGTGCTAAAAAAGGTTTTGAAAAGAAAGTTTAA
- a CDS encoding phospho-sugar mutase — protein MSEELIKAESNLSKLAFENLQKWLLDEKYHEFKAQILNLIKNENWDELEDSFFKILEFGTAGRRGKVGAGSNRINLVTISESAQALANYLKSLDINSPSIAIAWDVRNSSCELSKKCAEILAANNIEVFYFDTPRSTPELSFTVRNLKTSAGIVISASHNPPEDNGIKIYWNDGAQISAPHDKKLMKIAKNIEEFKTGNFDEFVKNGKIKILGEENDYSYIKANAKLSLSKNRNVKIIFSPIHGTGTTNLLKTLQFVGFENIIIVDEQINFDGNFSTLQDRKPNPENLSANRMVILKLRKEQADIALTTDPDADRICVMSLEKNGEVRSFSGNQTAILVTDYILSKKQKDRNKYAELYFGNRDFICKSFVTTDMLNVLAKKYGVKIYDDLLVGFKFIGKKISQKETLGEKFIAGFEESLGGLIGSQTRDKDAATIGLMIAELASELKLKNQTLGERLDEIYAENGYFVEKTESLEFSGAEGFVKMQEIMQKMRIGNKNFGALKMRDFENLTELDFSTNKKNSFKMLENGNAVSFIFDSEDRRITIRPSGTEPKMKIYAQWRFENKQDCVKIENILSDFKERILNEC, from the coding sequence ATGAGCGAAGAATTAATAAAAGCCGAATCTAATTTATCGAAGTTAGCTTTCGAAAATTTACAAAAATGGCTTTTAGATGAAAAATATCATGAATTTAAAGCGCAAATTTTGAATTTAATCAAAAACGAAAATTGGGATGAGCTTGAGGACTCATTTTTTAAAATTTTGGAATTTGGTACGGCTGGCCGACGTGGGAAAGTTGGTGCTGGCTCTAACCGCATTAATTTAGTTACAATTTCGGAAAGTGCACAGGCTCTTGCGAATTATTTAAAATCGCTCGATATTAATTCACCAAGTATTGCAATTGCTTGGGATGTTCGAAATTCCTCTTGTGAGCTTTCAAAAAAATGTGCTGAAATTTTAGCCGCAAATAATATTGAAGTTTTTTATTTTGATACTCCACGCTCGACTCCGGAATTATCTTTTACAGTTCGAAATCTTAAAACTTCAGCGGGAATTGTGATTTCAGCCAGTCATAATCCGCCAGAAGATAATGGAATTAAGATCTACTGGAATGATGGCGCACAAATTTCAGCTCCACACGACAAAAAATTAATGAAAATTGCTAAAAATATTGAAGAATTTAAAACTGGCAATTTTGATGAATTTGTAAAAAACGGTAAAATTAAAATTTTGGGTGAAGAAAATGACTATTCTTATATCAAGGCTAATGCGAAATTATCTTTATCAAAAAATAGAAATGTAAAAATTATTTTTTCACCGATTCACGGAACTGGAACGACTAATTTATTAAAAACTCTTCAGTTTGTAGGTTTCGAAAATATCATTATTGTTGATGAGCAGATAAATTTTGATGGTAATTTTTCAACACTTCAAGATAGGAAACCTAATCCGGAAAATCTTTCTGCAAATAGAATGGTGATTTTAAAATTAAGAAAAGAACAAGCAGATATTGCCCTAACTACTGACCCAGATGCTGATCGAATTTGTGTAATGAGTCTTGAAAAAAATGGGGAGGTTCGAAGTTTTTCAGGCAATCAAACTGCAATTTTGGTGACTGATTATATTCTTTCAAAGAAGCAAAAGGATCGAAATAAATATGCTGAACTTTATTTCGGGAATCGTGACTTTATTTGCAAAAGTTTTGTAACTACTGATATGCTAAATGTTTTAGCTAAAAAATATGGCGTAAAAATTTATGATGATTTGCTGGTTGGGTTTAAATTTATTGGAAAAAAAATATCACAAAAAGAAACGCTTGGAGAGAAATTTATTGCTGGATTTGAAGAAAGCCTTGGCGGGCTTATTGGTTCACAGACTAGAGATAAGGATGCTGCAACAATTGGATTGATGATAGCCGAGCTTGCATCGGAATTAAAGCTTAAAAATCAAACTTTGGGTGAGAGGCTTGATGAAATTTATGCTGAAAATGGATATTTTGTTGAAAAGACCGAATCTCTTGAATTTAGTGGCGCTGAAGGGTTTGTAAAAATGCAAGAAATTATGCAAAAAATGCGAATTGGAAATAAAAATTTTGGTGCATTAAAGATGCGAGATTTCGAAAATTTAACTGAGTTAGATTTTTCAACAAATAAAAAAAATAGTTTTAAAATGCTGGAAAATGGAAATGCGGTAAGTTTTATTTTTGATTCAGAAGATAGAAGAATTACAATTCGACCAAGCGGAACTGAGCCAAAAATGAAAATTTATGCTCAATGGCGTTTCGAAAATAAACAAGATTGTGTAAAGATTGAGAATATTTTAAGTGATTTTAAGGAGAGGATTTTAAATGAGTGTTAA
- a CDS encoding penicillin-binding protein, with the protein MDRRKILNKDGKSVEKRTAFKKVSSLKKQNNLSLYTNLAHRRKEKKDSKARERAEYLASLPKDPVKRFFYRLHPKRVLKYWFSKRGLFMALKISAVFIVVAVVGIAAAFAYVSKDLNQIKPEELAKRVQTTVSKYYDRNGELLWEDKGSGDYKLVVDNSEISDYVKKATVAIEDRDFYKHKGVDLTAIIRAFVNNFRGGATQGGSTLTQQLIKQVYFSNESSDRGLSGVPRKIKEMILAVQVEQMYNKDQILSLYLNESPYGGRRNGVESGARTYFGKSSKDLTLAEAALLASIPNNPAVYNPYNISYNKSLIERQHKVLNDMVSCGFITEKEAKEAKEFDILATIKPEKDQYTNIKAPHFVQEVKKKLEEKLGVKVVGAGGLTVKTTVDLKAQSIAENAVNAGAKTLYVSGADNIAMTSVDVATGQVIAQVGSVDYNKAGYGQTNASTSSLDPGSSIKPIVDYAALFNKKDTVYTPGTILKDENIDSQYCNGTYGACQLRNASKQFYGSVPIRFSLGNSLNIAAVKALSIVGVDEGLSVAQQLGDKSYCKNSNAGLSAAIGGGCSVHQDEHTNAFASIARGGVYKELTYFTEVKNSSNQKIFEWKDESKQVIDSQAAYELTDILADPSARTTTFGGQSRSYGFTVPGVWTASKTGTTDNGKGAAKDSWMMSYSPVVATGVWSGNHDGRALRSPDNSPVRRVINEYMRDVHHQVYASNGKWRSGDKIERPSGIRNCTINGKNDICPSWWDKNKTGSVSREIEFDSISKKKATKCTPESTRVKLTVFETTDPVSKKKTITAPEGYDVNEEDNIHNCSDSQPSISSVSYSRHANSNTYRININIAKGNFDITSVVIKVDGATISTALPTGNILSTDYTFNKASQNITVEVTDSGGYKVSKSYTGPSTIGTENTTGSSN; encoded by the coding sequence ATGGATAGAAGAAAAATACTCAATAAAGATGGGAAATCTGTTGAAAAACGAACTGCTTTTAAAAAAGTGAGTTCACTAAAAAAACAGAATAACCTAAGTTTATATACAAATTTAGCTCATCGAAGGAAAGAAAAGAAAGATTCGAAAGCTCGGGAGCGAGCAGAGTATCTTGCAAGCCTACCGAAAGACCCAGTGAAGAGATTTTTTTATCGTCTTCATCCAAAACGAGTTTTAAAGTATTGGTTTAGTAAGCGCGGTTTATTTATGGCTTTAAAAATTTCCGCAGTATTTATTGTTGTCGCTGTGGTAGGAATCGCAGCAGCTTTCGCCTATGTTTCGAAAGATTTAAATCAAATCAAACCAGAAGAATTAGCTAAGAGAGTCCAGACTACAGTTTCGAAATACTATGATAGAAATGGTGAGCTTTTGTGGGAGGATAAGGGTTCTGGTGATTATAAGCTAGTTGTTGATAATTCTGAGATTTCAGACTATGTTAAAAAAGCAACTGTTGCTATTGAAGACCGAGATTTTTATAAGCATAAGGGTGTTGATTTAACTGCGATTATTCGTGCTTTTGTAAATAACTTTAGGGGTGGAGCAACTCAGGGTGGCTCAACCTTGACACAACAGCTTATTAAACAGGTTTATTTCTCTAATGAATCTAGCGATCGTGGACTCAGTGGAGTTCCTCGAAAAATTAAAGAGATGATTCTTGCGGTTCAAGTTGAACAAATGTATAATAAAGACCAAATTCTTTCATTATATTTGAATGAATCTCCATATGGTGGCCGTCGAAACGGAGTTGAATCTGGTGCACGAACTTATTTTGGCAAAAGTTCGAAAGATCTAACTTTGGCTGAGGCCGCATTATTAGCTTCTATCCCTAATAATCCAGCAGTTTATAATCCATATAATATAAGTTATAATAAGAGCTTGATTGAGCGCCAGCATAAGGTTTTGAATGATATGGTTTCTTGTGGATTTATTACTGAAAAAGAAGCAAAAGAAGCTAAAGAATTCGATATTCTTGCAACAATTAAGCCAGAAAAAGACCAATATACAAATATTAAGGCACCACATTTTGTTCAAGAGGTTAAAAAGAAGCTTGAAGAAAAACTTGGTGTTAAGGTTGTTGGTGCTGGTGGTTTAACTGTTAAAACTACAGTTGATTTAAAGGCTCAGTCTATTGCTGAAAATGCCGTTAACGCTGGTGCTAAAACTTTATATGTTAGTGGCGCTGATAATATTGCTATGACATCTGTTGATGTTGCAACTGGGCAAGTTATTGCTCAAGTTGGATCGGTTGATTATAATAAAGCTGGCTATGGTCAAACTAATGCTTCAACTTCATCTCTTGATCCAGGCTCAAGTATCAAACCTATTGTCGATTACGCGGCTTTATTTAATAAGAAAGATACAGTTTATACACCAGGAACAATTTTAAAGGACGAAAATATCGATTCGCAATATTGTAATGGAACATATGGAGCTTGTCAGCTAAGGAATGCTTCGAAACAATTTTACGGTAGTGTACCAATTAGGTTTAGTCTTGGAAATTCTTTGAATATCGCAGCGGTTAAGGCATTGAGTATTGTTGGCGTTGATGAAGGTTTGAGTGTCGCACAACAGCTTGGTGATAAATCTTATTGTAAAAATAGTAATGCTGGTCTTTCTGCTGCAATTGGTGGTGGATGTTCGGTTCATCAGGATGAGCACACAAACGCTTTTGCATCTATTGCCCGAGGTGGTGTCTATAAAGAATTAACATATTTTACCGAAGTTAAAAATTCATCAAATCAAAAGATTTTTGAGTGGAAAGACGAATCAAAACAGGTGATCGATTCGCAGGCCGCATATGAATTGACCGATATTCTTGCTGATCCAAGTGCTCGAACAACTACATTTGGCGGTCAAAGTCGAAGTTATGGATTTACGGTTCCTGGGGTTTGGACAGCTTCGAAAACTGGAACAACAGATAACGGAAAAGGTGCTGCCAAGGACTCCTGGATGATGAGTTATTCTCCTGTAGTTGCAACAGGTGTTTGGAGCGGAAATCATGATGGTCGGGCTTTGCGCTCTCCTGATAATAGCCCTGTGCGTAGAGTAATTAATGAATATATGCGCGATGTTCACCATCAAGTTTACGCTTCTAACGGTAAATGGAGATCTGGTGATAAAATTGAAAGACCATCTGGAATTCGAAACTGTACAATAAATGGTAAGAATGACATTTGCCCATCTTGGTGGGATAAAAATAAAACTGGTTCAGTCTCAAGAGAAATTGAGTTTGATAGTATTTCGAAAAAGAAAGCAACTAAATGTACACCAGAATCTACTCGAGTTAAACTAACTGTTTTTGAAACAACTGACCCGGTTTCTAAAAAGAAGACAATAACTGCGCCAGAAGGTTATGATGTAAACGAAGAAGATAATATCCATAACTGTTCAGATTCACAGCCATCTATCTCAAGTGTTTCATACTCAAGGCACGCAAATTCAAATACTTATCGAATAAATATAAATATTGCAAAGGGGAATTTTGATATAACTTCGGTAGTGATTAAGGTTGATGGCGCAACAATTAGTACTGCTCTTCCAACTGGAAATATACTCTCAACAGATTATACGTTTAATAAAGCTAGTCAAAATATTACAGTTGAAGTTACCGACTCTGGTGGTTATAAAGTTTCCAAAAGTTATACAGGCCCTTCCACTATAGGTACGGAAAATACAACGGGTTCTTCAAACTAA
- a CDS encoding M1 family metallopeptidase, whose amino-acid sequence MSVNRLVEKFKPEHYELKLDLTQVKNREFNGIVDIFGEINNEKEITFHSKDLEIKNIISSNDIKLNFSKAENDEILVNIEKLNFKKGDKIQLKIEFSGKITDAMHGLYPCYYKENGEKKELFATQFESHHAREVFPCIDEPEAKVTFSLEIRALSDLEVLSNTEIIEKNENGNIQQVRFAKTPKMSTYLLAFVLGDFQRVSKKTKSGVEVSVLATKAQKSELMEFPLSFAVRVLEFYEDFFGQKFPLSKCDHIALPDFSSGAMENWGLITYRETALLAGKNSSISSKKYVALVIAHETSHQWFGNLVTMKWWDELWLNESFATMMEYLATDALEPKWRIWEEFAVNEAVLSLRRDAIDGVQAVHVPVHHPDEISTIFDGAIVYAKGARLMNMLRRYVGNDAFQKGLQRYFDKFKYQNTIGENLWDCLSEASGKNVADFMNPWLLKSGYPSVLAEGDGEELKLSQKQFFIGEGKDSGRIWPILLGSNQNNLPEIMDSKDLTCKKSSDFVQLNQGNVAHFITNYSQNLFENLLEKVRDGDLDTISRLQILQERSLLSRGGEIPSVELLRTLESYDKETSLTVWDMISLLIGELKIFIDEDSVSSKKMKKFVGNLAQNEFEKLGFIKKTGEDEEDTQKRSSILAHMIYAENKKAISGALDIFENSPNMEDIDSEIRSLILTAKIRFEESPELVQRMLENYKNTSNVDYRDDIMVALTSTKNIRTGKLLLEKMLENDIIRTQDILSWYVHLLRNLKTRELAWKWLRENWKLIEEKFDGDKSYNDFPRYSGAILRTEKQLQEFKEFFEPLKNDPSLTRAIEMGEREIAGRVDLIKRDKTAIDKFLQNI is encoded by the coding sequence ATGAGTGTTAATCGATTAGTAGAAAAATTTAAGCCCGAACATTATGAATTAAAGCTTGATTTAACGCAAGTAAAAAATCGTGAATTTAATGGAATTGTTGATATTTTTGGCGAGATTAATAATGAAAAAGAAATTACGTTTCATTCGAAAGATTTAGAAATCAAAAATATTATTTCTTCTAACGACATAAAATTGAACTTTTCGAAAGCTGAAAATGATGAAATTTTAGTGAATATTGAAAAACTTAACTTTAAAAAAGGTGATAAAATCCAACTTAAAATTGAGTTTTCTGGTAAAATAACAGATGCGATGCATGGATTATATCCTTGCTACTATAAAGAAAATGGTGAGAAAAAAGAGCTTTTTGCAACTCAATTTGAAAGCCATCATGCTCGTGAGGTTTTTCCGTGTATTGATGAGCCTGAAGCAAAGGTAACTTTTTCATTAGAGATTAGAGCTTTGAGCGATCTTGAAGTTTTGTCGAATACTGAAATTATCGAAAAAAATGAAAATGGCAATATCCAGCAGGTCAGATTTGCTAAAACACCAAAAATGTCAACATATTTATTAGCATTTGTATTGGGCGATTTTCAACGAGTTTCGAAAAAGACTAAAAGTGGTGTTGAAGTTTCAGTTCTGGCAACAAAAGCTCAAAAGTCTGAATTAATGGAATTTCCACTTAGTTTTGCGGTGCGGGTTTTAGAATTTTATGAAGATTTTTTTGGTCAAAAGTTCCCGCTTTCAAAATGCGACCACATTGCTTTGCCAGATTTTTCTAGTGGTGCGATGGAGAACTGGGGTTTAATTACCTATCGTGAAACTGCATTGCTCGCTGGTAAAAATTCCTCTATATCTTCAAAAAAATATGTCGCGTTAGTGATTGCGCATGAAACTTCACACCAATGGTTTGGAAACCTTGTAACAATGAAATGGTGGGATGAGCTTTGGCTAAATGAATCTTTCGCAACGATGATGGAATATTTAGCAACTGACGCTCTAGAACCAAAATGGAGAATTTGGGAAGAGTTTGCAGTTAATGAAGCTGTTTTAAGTCTGCGCCGTGATGCGATTGACGGTGTTCAGGCGGTTCATGTCCCAGTTCATCATCCAGATGAAATTAGCACTATTTTTGATGGTGCAATTGTTTATGCAAAGGGTGCTCGCTTAATGAATATGCTTCGAAGATATGTTGGGAACGATGCATTTCAAAAAGGTTTGCAAAGATATTTTGATAAGTTTAAATATCAAAATACAATTGGCGAGAATTTATGGGATTGCCTGAGCGAAGCTTCTGGTAAAAATGTCGCAGATTTTATGAATCCTTGGCTTTTAAAAAGTGGCTATCCGAGTGTTTTAGCTGAAGGAGATGGTGAAGAATTAAAATTATCACAAAAGCAATTTTTTATTGGTGAAGGTAAAGATAGTGGGCGAATTTGGCCAATTTTACTTGGCTCAAATCAAAATAATTTGCCTGAGATTATGGATTCGAAAGATTTAACTTGTAAGAAAAGTTCAGATTTTGTTCAGCTAAATCAAGGGAATGTTGCTCATTTTATTACAAATTACAGCCAAAATCTTTTCGAAAATTTGCTTGAAAAGGTTAGAGATGGTGATTTAGATACAATTTCTCGCCTTCAAATTCTTCAGGAGCGTTCTTTGCTCTCACGCGGTGGCGAAATTCCAAGCGTTGAGCTGCTGCGAACTTTAGAGAGTTATGATAAAGAAACTTCTTTAACGGTTTGGGACATGATTAGTCTTTTAATTGGCGAATTGAAAATTTTTATTGATGAAGATTCTGTGAGTTCGAAAAAAATGAAAAAATTTGTTGGCAATTTAGCTCAAAATGAATTTGAAAAACTTGGATTTATCAAAAAAACTGGCGAAGATGAAGAGGATACGCAAAAACGTAGCTCAATTTTGGCTCACATGATTTATGCTGAAAATAAAAAAGCTATCTCAGGCGCTTTAGATATTTTCGAAAATTCGCCGAATATGGAAGATATTGATTCGGAAATTCGAAGTTTAATTTTAACTGCAAAGATTCGTTTCGAAGAATCTCCAGAATTAGTGCAAAGAATGCTCGAAAATTATAAGAATACTTCAAATGTTGATTATCGAGATGATATTATGGTAGCTTTAACTTCAACTAAGAATATTCGAACTGGTAAATTACTTCTTGAAAAAATGCTTGAGAATGATATAATTCGAACGCAGGATATCTTAAGCTGGTATGTTCATTTACTCCGAAATTTGAAGACTCGAGAGCTAGCATGGAAGTGGCTACGTGAAAATTGGAAATTAATTGAGGAAAAATTTGATGGCGATAAAAGTTATAATGATTTTCCGCGATATTCAGGTGCGATTTTGCGAACCGAGAAACAGCTCCAAGAATTTAAAGAGTTTTTTGAGCCCCTAAAAAACGACCCAAGTTTAACTAGGGCGATCGAGATGGGCGAGCGAGAAATCGCCGGGCGAGTTGATTTGATTAAACGAGACAAAACTGCTATTGATAAATTTTTACAAAATATTTAA
- the tyrS gene encoding tyrosine--tRNA ligase encodes MKLSEELKWRGFWNQTTFQDSKVLDGEKRTIYLGADPSADSLHIGHLSVYMMVRRFLDHGHKVVLLIGGGTGMIGDMRDTEERQLLSPEIVAKNTEALKSQVSKLFAGQDFEVVNNADWLSKIELIPFLRDIGKNFNMAELISRDFFKSRINNGSGLSFAEFTYTLLQGYDFWYLYKNNGVSLQIGGSDQWGNLLSGVNLIRKKEGAEVFAMTAPLLINRSTGRKFGKSEGGALWLDASKTSPFKMYQFLLNSDDQSVFEYLKILTTLSKEEIETIEKNHQENQHLRIAQKALAKNVVEIVHGEEVAKNVISATEVLFGGKAFENLTKAEIEVLKYEIPVAPKDKTVSEILIETNLAKSKGEAKRLISANSISFNGNKLKEDIQITEKGLLKKGKNSFILID; translated from the coding sequence ATGAAGTTATCAGAGGAGCTAAAATGGCGTGGTTTCTGGAATCAAACCACTTTTCAAGATTCAAAAGTTTTAGATGGTGAAAAGCGAACCATCTATCTTGGCGCCGACCCTTCCGCTGACAGCCTTCATATTGGTCATTTAAGTGTTTATATGATGGTTAGGCGATTTCTTGATCATGGTCATAAAGTAGTTCTTCTGATTGGTGGTGGTACTGGAATGATTGGTGATATGCGCGACACTGAAGAGCGTCAACTCCTCTCGCCTGAAATAGTAGCTAAAAATACCGAGGCTCTCAAATCTCAAGTTTCGAAACTTTTTGCTGGGCAAGATTTTGAAGTTGTAAATAATGCGGATTGGCTTTCAAAAATAGAGTTAATACCTTTTTTACGTGATATTGGTAAAAACTTTAATATGGCGGAACTAATAAGCCGAGATTTTTTCAAAAGTAGAATAAATAATGGTAGTGGATTAAGTTTTGCAGAATTTACATATACTCTTCTCCAAGGTTATGATTTTTGGTATTTATACAAAAATAACGGCGTTTCACTTCAAATTGGAGGAAGTGATCAGTGGGGAAATTTACTTTCTGGTGTAAATTTAATTCGAAAGAAAGAAGGCGCTGAAGTTTTTGCAATGACAGCCCCTCTCCTTATTAATCGTTCAACTGGCCGAAAATTTGGTAAGTCAGAAGGCGGAGCTTTATGGCTCGATGCTTCAAAAACATCACCATTCAAAATGTATCAATTCCTTCTTAACTCAGATGATCAAAGCGTTTTCGAATATCTAAAAATTCTAACAACGCTTTCAAAAGAAGAAATTGAAACAATTGAAAAAAATCATCAGGAAAATCAGCACTTACGAATTGCTCAAAAAGCATTGGCAAAAAATGTCGTAGAAATTGTTCATGGAGAAGAAGTTGCAAAAAATGTAATTTCTGCAACAGAAGTCCTCTTTGGCGGAAAAGCTTTCGAAAATCTAACTAAAGCTGAAATCGAAGTATTAAAATATGAAATTCCTGTTGCTCCAAAAGATAAAACTGTTAGCGAAATATTAATTGAAACGAATCTTGCTAAAAGCAAAGGTGAGGCCAAAAGGTTGATTTCAGCAAATTCAATTTCATTTAACGGTAATAAACTCAAAGAGGATATTCAAATAACTGAAAAAGGTCTACTTAAAAAAGGCAAAAATAGTTTTATACTAATTGATTAA
- the gatB gene encoding Asp-tRNA(Asn)/Glu-tRNA(Gln) amidotransferase subunit GatB — MEDIFKKYEMTIGIECHVQLKTKTKLFSGSDNDSREKLPNEATSPIDFGLPGMLPVLNKEAVRLAVRAGKALNAKIANVSRFDRKHYFYPDLPKGYQTSQLYQPIIGEGEIIAPLPSGGEVKVRIEHAHLEEDAGKLTHFGDHSLVDLNRAGTPLIEIVSMPDIHSAEEARAYAEELHKRMVFADVTNGDLYQGNMRFDVNISARKIGDEKLGTRTEIKNLNSFRSVERAAQYEFERQVRLLEKGEKIKQETRGWIDDEQKTVSQRSKEEAQDYRYMPDPDIPPIVLNDEEILKMQAQFPIMPDYFREKFSVFELDSSVVEYALSDYRIAELLLATWGDGPWEKSQIELYNSAEIEGYTLEEHKENMKRIFNWFASTPSEELDLEKLYKGYLGPRRLALLAHLVHEKKVSSNGGHQIFLAMFDDDNLGFMPEKIAENMNLLQVSDEGEIAKIVDEVMSDVASQKAIEDIRSGNDKAIGFLVGQIMKKSQGKANPALAQKLIRERL, encoded by the coding sequence ATGGAAGATATTTTTAAAAAATATGAAATGACAATTGGGATTGAATGTCATGTTCAGCTAAAAACTAAAACCAAGCTTTTTAGTGGAAGTGATAACGATTCACGAGAAAAATTACCAAATGAAGCAACTTCGCCAATTGATTTTGGTTTGCCTGGAATGTTGCCAGTTTTAAATAAAGAGGCGGTCCGTCTAGCCGTACGAGCTGGAAAAGCGCTGAACGCAAAAATTGCCAATGTGAGTCGTTTTGATCGAAAACACTATTTTTATCCAGACCTACCAAAAGGTTATCAAACTTCACAGCTTTATCAGCCGATTATTGGTGAGGGTGAGATTATTGCACCACTTCCTAGCGGCGGTGAAGTAAAAGTTCGAATTGAGCATGCTCATCTCGAAGAAGATGCTGGAAAACTCACTCATTTTGGTGATCATTCTTTAGTTGATTTGAATCGAGCCGGAACACCTCTAATCGAAATTGTGTCAATGCCTGATATTCATTCGGCTGAAGAGGCGCGCGCTTATGCTGAAGAGCTTCATAAGCGAATGGTTTTTGCAGATGTTACAAATGGTGATTTATATCAAGGGAATATGCGTTTTGATGTGAATATCTCAGCGCGAAAAATCGGTGATGAAAAGCTTGGAACGCGAACTGAAATTAAGAATTTAAATAGTTTTCGAAGTGTTGAACGAGCGGCTCAATATGAATTTGAACGCCAAGTGAGATTGCTTGAAAAAGGTGAAAAAATTAAGCAGGAGACTCGTGGTTGGATTGACGACGAGCAAAAAACAGTTTCGCAACGAAGCAAAGAAGAGGCTCAAGATTACCGATATATGCCTGATCCAGATATTCCACCGATTGTTTTGAATGATGAAGAAATTTTGAAAATGCAAGCACAATTTCCAATTATGCCAGATTATTTCCGTGAAAAATTTAGTGTTTTCGAGCTTGATAGCTCTGTGGTTGAGTACGCCTTGAGCGATTATCGAATCGCTGAACTACTCCTTGCAACTTGGGGTGATGGTCCTTGGGAAAAATCTCAAATTGAACTCTATAATTCTGCAGAAATCGAGGGCTACACTCTTGAAGAGCATAAAGAAAACATGAAGCGAATTTTCAACTGGTTTGCTTCAACTCCAAGCGAAGAGCTTGATTTAGAGAAACTCTACAAAGGTTATCTTGGTCCTCGTAGACTAGCTCTTCTCGCTCATTTGGTTCATGAGAAAAAAGTTAGTTCAAATGGCGGTCATCAAATTTTCTTGGCGATGTTTGATGATGATAATTTAGGATTCATGCCAGAAAAAATCGCTGAGAATATGAATCTTCTCCAAGTTTCTGATGAAGGCGAAATTGCGAAAATTGTTGATGAAGTAATGAGTGATGTGGCTTCGCAAAAAGCGATTGAGGATATTCGAAGTGGCAACGATAAAGCAATTGGCTTTTTGGTTGGTCAGATTATGAAAAAATCGCAAGGTAAGGCAAATCCGGCTTTGGCGCAAAAATTGATTCGCGAAAGGTTGTAA